A genome region from Nitrospirota bacterium includes the following:
- a CDS encoding response regulator, whose amino-acid sequence MSEELKASVLIVDDEEQFLDVFSKRLQGRGMRVDTAASGEDAVKRAKGKEFDAIVLDLVMPGLNGIETLKRLKDENPDLQIIVLTGHATVEKGVEAIKAGAMDFLEKPVDLNKLLGIIGEAQHRKILIVEKKAEEHVKDILKTKGW is encoded by the coding sequence ATGTCTGAAGAACTAAAAGCCAGTGTCCTTATAGTGGACGATGAGGAACAGTTCCTTGATGTGTTTTCAAAGAGACTGCAAGGCCGCGGCATGAGAGTAGATACGGCTGCCAGCGGGGAGGACGCCGTCAAAAGGGCAAAAGGCAAAGAGTTTGATGCCATTGTTCTTGACCTTGTAATGCCTGGACTGAATGGTATAGAGACATTAAAACGCCTTAAAGATGAAAACCCTGACCTGCAGATTATAGTTCTTACAGGGCATGCAACAGTGGAAAAAGGTGTTGAGGCAATAAAGGCTGGTGCTATGGATTTTTTAGAAAAACCTGTGGATTTAAACAAATTGCTCGGAATAATCGGAGAAGCACAGCACAGAAAAATCCTCATAGTTGAGAAAAAGGCTGAAGAGCATGTGAAAGATATTTTGAAGACTAAAGGCTGGTAA
- a CDS encoding sulfite exporter TauE/SafE family protein, which yields MAVNLFLDFPGIAYGAYDEGLMAESAEKGSSAPWWIWPLVLFVVTFFLGIVAVLGGVGGGVLFVPIIGGFFPFHLDFVRGAGLLVALSGALAAGPGLLKKGMADLRLSLPVALIASACAIVGAMLGLALPTKVIQTALGATILGIVAIMLIAKKSEYPEVKQADALSTALRINGIYYEISTGQEVNWKIHRTKQGLATFVIIGIMAGMFGLGAGWANVPVLNLLMGAPLKVSVATSKFLLSITDTSAAWIYVNNGAVLPMMVVPSIIGIMLGSIVGVRILAKTKPAAVRYIVIIMLLFAGARALLKGLEIWN from the coding sequence ATGGCAGTTAATCTCTTTCTTGATTTTCCAGGAATTGCTTATGGTGCCTATGATGAAGGATTAATGGCAGAGTCGGCTGAGAAAGGCTCATCCGCTCCATGGTGGATATGGCCGTTAGTCCTATTTGTTGTAACATTTTTTCTTGGCATTGTTGCTGTTCTGGGGGGTGTCGGTGGGGGTGTGCTTTTTGTTCCAATTATAGGAGGTTTCTTCCCTTTTCACCTGGACTTTGTCAGGGGTGCCGGCCTTTTAGTAGCGCTTTCAGGGGCATTGGCCGCAGGACCAGGGCTGCTTAAAAAAGGCATGGCTGACTTGAGGTTGTCTCTGCCAGTTGCTCTTATTGCTTCTGCGTGTGCAATTGTCGGTGCAATGCTCGGCCTTGCCCTTCCTACAAAAGTCATTCAGACTGCTCTGGGAGCCACTATTTTAGGCATTGTTGCGATTATGTTGATAGCGAAAAAATCGGAATATCCAGAGGTAAAGCAGGCAGATGCACTTTCAACCGCCCTCAGAATAAATGGTATCTATTATGAGATATCAACAGGGCAGGAGGTTAACTGGAAGATTCACAGGACTAAACAGGGTCTTGCAACTTTCGTAATAATCGGCATTATGGCAGGCATGTTCGGCCTTGGTGCAGGATGGGCAAATGTGCCTGTTCTTAATCTCCTGATGGGCGCCCCATTAAAGGTGTCTGTTGCAACAAGCAAGTTCCTGCTCTCAATAACAGATACATCCGCTGCATGGATTTATGTCAATAATGGTGCTGTACTGCCGATGATGGTTGTTCCATCAATAATTGGGATAATGCTCGGCTCTATAGTGGGAGTCAGGATACTGGCAAAGACAAAGCCCGCAGCAGTGCGTTATATAGTTATTATAATGCTTCTTTTTGCAGGGGCAAGGGCACTGCTTAAGGGGCTCGAGATATGGAACTAA